From the genome of Equus przewalskii isolate Varuska unplaced genomic scaffold, EquPr2 ChrUn-7, whole genome shotgun sequence, one region includes:
- the LOC103560987 gene encoding T-cell surface glycoprotein CD1a-like, with protein MLFLQLPCLAVLLQGGDNKDDFQEPISFQIIQISSFYNRSWVQNLSSGWLGELQTHSCESKSGTIIFLWPWSKGNFSNEEIMELEKLFHMFSAGFLQAFHEHASQWQLEYPFQVQTAGGCELHFGKASISFMRVAYQGSDFLSFQNNSWLPSPKGGNRAQHVCQLFNWDQITLEIIQRLLSDTCPRFLLGLLDAGKSDLQRQVRPEAWLSTGPGPGLSHLTLVCHVSGFHPKPIWVMWMRGEEEHPGTQRSDILPSADGTWYLWKSLDVEATEASGLSCQVRHSSLGGQDIILSWEHHSSMGLIFSAVIVPLVLLTCLAFWLRKYWRSCESASNLLWNEIPGAQDPGHI; from the exons ATGCTGTTCCTGCAACTTCCATGTCTGGCAGTTCTTCTCCAAGGTGGTGACAATAAAGATG ACTTTCAAGAGCCAATCTCCTTCCAAATCATCCAGATTTCATCCTTCTACAACCGATCCTGGGTACAAAATCTAAGCTCAGGTTGGTTGGGTGAGTTGCAGACTCATAGCTGTGAAAGCAAATCTGGCACTATCATTTTCCTATGGCCCTGGTCCAAGGGTAACTTCAGCAATGAGGAGATCATGGAActggaaaaattatttcatatgttcTCCGCTGGATTTCTTCAGGCATTTCATGAGCATGCCAGTCAATGGCAGCTTGAAT ATCCTTTTCAGGTACAGACAGCAGGAGGCTGTGAGCTGCACTTTGGGAAAGCCTCAATAAGCTTCATGAGGGTTGCTTATCAAGGATCAGATTTCCTGAGCTTCCAGAACAATTCATGGTTGCCATCTCCAAAGGGTGGAAATAGGGCTCAGCATGTCTGCCAACTATTCAACTGGGATCAAATAACCCTGGAAATAATACAAAGGCTCCTCAGTGACACCTGCCCACGTTTCCTCTTGGGACTTCTTGATGCAGGGAAGTCAGATCTGCAGCGACAAG TAAGGCCAGAGGCCTGGCTGTCCACTGGCCCAGGTCCTGGTCTGAGCCATTTGACACTGGTTTGTCATGTCTCTGGTTTCCACCCAAAGCCTATTTGGGTGATGTGGATGCGAGGTGAGGAGGAGCATCCCGGCACTCAGCGAAGTGACATCTTGCCCAGTGCTGATGGGACATGGTATCTTTGGAAGTCCTTGGATGTAGAAGCCACTGAGGCATCTGGTCTGTCTTGCCAAGTGAGACACAGCAGTCTAGGAGGGCAGGACATCATCCTCTCCTGGG AACATCACAGCTCCATGGGCTTGATCTTCTCGGCAGTGATAGTGCCCCTGGTGCTTCTGACATGTCTGGCATTTTGGCTTAGGAAGTACTG GAGATCCTGTGAATCTGCAAGCAATCTTCTTTGGAATGAGATCCCAGGAGCCCAGGACCCAGGACATATCTAA